The nucleotide window CATGGAAAATAATAGCTTGACTAAAAAGGCAATTATATGTCATTTcacacttattttttttaaaattaattattcttattttttacttatttgttatttcttcttctttcttttgttttttttttcttcaaaactcaaaagtctatttttattttttgaatagcTATACAGAAACatcatattttttagttattttttatttccttcaataattaattttcagcAGCTTTCTATATCCAACACAGAGAAtacttcttttatattttgaatagtAATACAGAAACATCACATTCATGTTTGCTACACATGCCCTCTCTCCAGTAGTTTGTGACTAATACAAAATGACTGAAGTTTAGTGTAATCTTATTATATGTATACACGATTCTAGTCGAAAGTAATAATTTCAATTGAATCCATAGAACCTACCAATTATATTGAAACACTGTTGGGAATTCCGCGGCCAGTAAGTCCAAGCTCACTACTAGGACATAGCAAAGTGTAGGGAATATTGGCAGGCCCAACTCTGTTCTTCAGGTTTGGATCATCATTCATTTTAATGATCTTTTGTTCAATTTCTTCTAGCTTCTTCCCAAATCTTTCAAATGCTTGTAATGGTTCTTCATCTGTGGTCCATTCAGGAGCTCTTTTGCCAAGGAAGACTTCATCAGATGTATGCAATGACAATGCTTCTATCAACGAAATGCCAAGTATGCTTTGTGGCAGAGGAGTGATTGTCTTCAAGAAAGCCTTTTCAGGGTTGGTCTTAAGCTCTTCATACTCTGAAGTTTCAGGCTCAGGCATGAACCTCCTGCTCATTGAGGGGCGGTTTGGAGGGTATCCTCCGTAAGGATATTGCCCGAAATTTATTGCTGCATGAAGTGCTGAAGCTATCCATATAATGATTGTGCAACAATCTATGAGTTCTTCGCGAGTCTGCATCTTAGGCCACCATGGTTCTTCCTTTTTGTCTCCATGCCCCTTTTCCCGTGCTTCTTTCCACCAAGACTGCAGTTCTGTGTCTATCTTGACCATTTCATCGGTTTTGTAATAGAAGTTGCAGTAGTCTCTCACCCATGTGTTGATTGCAGACCAAATCTCCAGCCCGTCTACTGCATATGGATAGTCCTCTATAACTAGCTTGATGCCATGTGGTTGGCTTGAGTCCTCCACAGCCATTCCTCTGAACATAAGCAAAATAAAAGAAGTTCAAGTCAGTTAGAAATTTAGGTAAATGattattctttcatattcttttgaTCTTTGGAACTTAGGCATGTGATTTACCTCTTGATGAGATCGGCGGGCAAAGCTTGCTGAGGGAAAACCCAGTCCTTGTAAATGGTAGCTGACATTTCCAGAGAAAACTTCCCAGGAAAAACTGTCATTTCTAGAATTCCATCAGCATTGATGAGAATTTGACGGGCCAATGCATTAATGTACATTGTGTCGCGGAAGTGAGGGTGCAAAAGCTTATAAATTGGATGAAGAACACTTAATTGTCTGTTTGTTGCTATGATAAATGGCTCAGTTACTGCATGAGTGTGCAACCTGTGGTCAAAAAGAGGAGTGAATTGTTGATGAATTAACAAATTTTACACTCAGGCATTGCATAATGATGAGGACTATATGGTAACAAAGTTTACCAATGAGAAACAAGCTGGTGAAACCCAGAATCATTCACTGTGACATAAGCTTTTGCAAGCTGCCAAATGGTTGCTTCAGCACCAGTTTCTGCCGGTGTATATACATTGCTAACAATTCTCGATTGCTCATCTTCTCGAGTTAACTCAATAGCAAGTGGCTTCAATGATCCATCTTCATTCAAGAAAAACAATGTTCTTGAGGCATACGTCTGTGTGGTAGTTGTGTTTATACGTTTCAAGTACGGCATTAGGCTGTCATGGTGATCCAAAATGAACAGTCTCTTTTCCTTGATTACCTACATTGTATGCTTCCTTGTTCAAGCAATTACAAATGACATATCTGAGGAAAACTAGCTAGTTCAAAAAAACTTTGATGCTTACCTGCTCTATGGTCAATCCATCTAGATTGTGCTTTACATGCTCCTCGGAAATGGTGCTCCTCTGCTCACCAAATAGTGTTGGATCTAGCTTGCTTATCGGAGGAAATTCCTGTCAGCAGAAAACTTAACAGGTCAAGGAGTAAATTTCATGTTTAAAGAATATTGTGTTAGCTATCAAGGGATGACTTAGGAAAGCAAATCTTGAGTGTACTTGGAGACATCGGATAACGACAGGGTTTAGTCCAGCCAGCATTTCTCTTGCAAATTCTTCATCAGTCCCCCATGCAGATTTATCCTCTGCCATCCAAACATTTCAAAGAGAAGAATTTTTcaatgaactaagtctggtacCAGTTCAATAAAGTGTAATATCCATCACACATGCACATTGCCATATGCTTATTTAGATTCTTtagaaaacaaacaaaagtGTGTTTTGTTTTAGTCCTTACCTCTGATTACTTGTGGCATTGGGAACTTAAAAGCGTAATCACCATCAGATCGTAGCAGTTCTTTAAGCAGTTCCAATGGAAGGTGGTCTCGTATTTTGTCCATGAAAGACTTACTAGGCAACTTGATTCCACCTTCATAGAGTTTCGACATATCCTTAAATGAATCAAACTCAAAAGGTGTTTTATTAAAAAGAGCTAAAAACCCCGGGACAAGGAACTGAAATATTGATTTCAGTCCAGTTGCTGCAAAATCAGACATCTTTAGTGGGCTGAACCTCTCATCTCTAGGCACATAAATATCCAAAGTTTTCCTTAATGGCAGCCGACTTTCACTTTTAGGATCTGtaagaaaagataaaagacAACACCCTTCTTGAAATGAATGTCCTTGAGTGAAAAACTCATGCTGTTATCAATGATAAAAATTGGACAGATGATTGAACTTTGAGATCTTCTAACCAATTTTTGTAGGTGGCCGGCCTGTTCTTCCTCTACGAGGATAAGGGTAATCAGATGATCCTCCAAGAATCTTGCGAACGTGTGCTTCACCCTTCTCAGGATCACCTAAATCATTATAGACATCGTAGTCGTAAACCCTGTCCCATTCCTCACGCTTCCCAGTTCCATTTCCTCTCAGATTTTCCAGTTCTTCTTCTCTATAATACTGTAAGGGTGCTGGTGTTTCATTTGGAAGGTAAGTCTACAACAAGAAATCAAAGGTTTTTACTCAGCAGAgaactaaatttaaattgaagTTAGTATGTTAAGTATGCCATCAACAGATATATCTTTCTCTGAGGACTTGAAAAGTCAATTTGTATAGTACTAATGAACAAAAGAATGTCTAGCTTTAGTATTACCTGATTGGCAAAGAAAACGCGATCTTTTTTATAGTACTCAGAGTGGTAGATCCAAGAATTGCAGACAAAATAAACTTTTCCATGACCTGGAACATCATCTAGTGTCAAAGTTTTTAGATAGAATTCATTGTGGTGAGAGTTCTTGATCAAGAAAGCTCCTGGGATTCCAATCTCCTCATTCCATTCAAAGTTGACACTGAATGTAGCATCTCTTTCTGTTAAAGTTGAAATCTTCCAACCTTCCAAATATGCTGGCTTTCCAAGCTTTCCCCTGCCCTTGTTagctaaaaataaatagataaaaaatgTTACAGTGTCTCATGTCACCTAAAATTGGGATAAGTATCTTAAAAATAAGGCTTACATGTTACAACCGGTTAAAATACACCGATatataaaaattctttataCTATCAGTGTATATGActcaaaaaatgatgaaaagtaTATCATACCGACGTCAGTGTTAACAGCACTGATGAGCTGCAGAGAGACCTTATGTCCAAGAATCTCATCAATTTGGTCAACAACAGCATCCTTGGCATCAGTTAAATCCAAGAAGTTCTTCTTCATCAAAACAACTGTTCCCTTTATGGTTTTAGCTTCACCAGCTTCGTATCTAGCCTTTTTACTGGCATTTTCATCCATACTTGGATCTGAAAGCTTCCTATACATTGTTGCTCAGAAAAAAGTTTCACTATGTAAAAGAAGTGAGAGTCAACTTTTCATACTGAAAATGAGACATGTAGCACTTGTATTTATAAGCAAAGAGAAGCATTGATGCCTATGTACAAGAAGCTTCACTTGTTCAAATCAGtccttcaattttttcttcaattaacTAGAAAGACTTTTGGCATTGACTTACAAAActttataagttataaattataatccACCTTCCTTAGTTCATATATGGTTATTAAATTTAGCGTTAACTCCTTCACATTTCACTATCACATCATTTAAAAGATAACTATAGATAATCGTCCATGAGAAGTGTGATTAATaatctaaatttaattgataatataaaaattatttataatatcgGTCTACGTACGTAACTTACATTCATAAATTTATTACCATTTTAGGGTGAAGATTCCCAGAACatgtatcaattttttttccgtGGATACAGCAGTATGGGAGACCATTCATTTGGTTTCATATTGTCATTGAGTAATCTTAGATCTAACCAACAAccacttcaattcttcaaaacttAACTACTCTATTAGTTgtactaaaaaaattgaaaatttaccACACTTGTTCCAATAATAGATCCTCACTGTGACCAAagaaccaaaattaaaataaagaattatttGCATTTGTTTACAATCTAGTTGTTCAAAGTCACATATCTAGGAGGCTAGGACTCAGCTTTGTTGAATTTTCTTTGcatctctttttaaaaaaaatagcaaatgaGTACTCCATACGTCTCAATTTTAAGTGTCTTTttagtcaaaaataaaataaaatatttaagataaaatattttttatcttaaaaaatcaagaaataattgattgtttttttcctttcaatttcACCGTTGCTATTAAAGGGGTGAAAAGTAATAAGTATTTACTCTTTTGTCAGTTGTAACGCTTGATAAATAAAGCCAATTCTTGATAAATAACGCCttctactaattttttttggtaatgaATGTGTAATTAAAAccttaaggggtcgtttggttggtgTGATGGAATAGACAAGTATATGATATGGGATTATAGCTAATTCCATcattttagtataaatagtgagATAAAATAGTGTCAGGTCTAATTAATACTCACAACCAATTACAGAAAAAATTATCTCAAAGTTTATCCTGAGATTATTATTCTTATCTCACCAATCAAACGAC belongs to Solanum stenotomum isolate F172 chromosome 1, ASM1918654v1, whole genome shotgun sequence and includes:
- the LOC125853292 gene encoding probable linoleate 9S-lipoxygenase 5 — its product is MYRKLSDPSMDENASKKARYEAGEAKTIKGTVVLMKKNFLDLTDAKDAVVDQIDEILGHKVSLQLISAVNTDVANKGRGKLGKPAYLEGWKISTLTERDATFSVNFEWNEEIGIPGAFLIKNSHHNEFYLKTLTLDDVPGHGKVYFVCNSWIYHSEYYKKDRVFFANQTYLPNETPAPLQYYREEELENLRGNGTGKREEWDRVYDYDVYNDLGDPEKGEAHVRKILGGSSDYPYPRRGRTGRPPTKIDPKSESRLPLRKTLDIYVPRDERFSPLKMSDFAATGLKSIFQFLVPGFLALFNKTPFEFDSFKDMSKLYEGGIKLPSKSFMDKIRDHLPLELLKELLRSDGDYAFKFPMPQVIREDKSAWGTDEEFAREMLAGLNPVVIRCLQEFPPISKLDPTLFGEQRSTISEEHVKHNLDGLTIEQVIKEKRLFILDHHDSLMPYLKRINTTTTQTYASRTLFFLNEDGSLKPLAIELTREDEQSRIVSNVYTPAETGAEATIWQLAKAYVTVNDSGFHQLVSHWLHTHAVTEPFIIATNRQLSVLHPIYKLLHPHFRDTMYINALARQILINADGILEMTVFPGKFSLEMSATIYKDWVFPQQALPADLIKRGMAVEDSSQPHGIKLVIEDYPYAVDGLEIWSAINTWVRDYCNFYYKTDEMVKIDTELQSWWKEAREKGHGDKKEEPWWPKMQTREELIDCCTIIIWIASALHAAINFGQYPYGGYPPNRPSMSRRFMPEPETSEYEELKTNPEKAFLKTITPLPQSILGISLIEALSLHTSDEVFLGKRAPEWTTDEEPLQAFERFGKKLEEIEQKIIKMNDDPNLKNRVGPANIPYTLLCPSSELGLTGRGIPNSVSI